A window of Euwallacea similis isolate ESF13 chromosome 10, ESF131.1, whole genome shotgun sequence contains these coding sequences:
- the LOC136411689 gene encoding oxysterol-binding protein-related protein 11-like — MTHNKNIESVMDLHTKQRQFSGQLYKYTNVVKGWQHRYFLVDANAGLLHYYLCEGEKPEGTVPRASLHLAGAVICPSEEDSRTFTVNCASGDMLKLRASDAKARQEWVNGLRAVAESHTKTISANSPPLPPKEHLAVLDALGSVRSQLHQTEQADTALCRSIESAGSKFFIDPNLLLLKATSAASLHCLNQCLNILQRNQHAQQGRTGKNKVTRLSQMSVVKKLGLKKWNTL; from the exons atGACGCACAACAAAAACATTGAG TCTGTAATGGACCTCCACACCAAACAGAGGCAGTTCTCTGGTCAATTGTACAAGTATACCAATGTAGTTAAGGGTTGGCAACACCGGTACTTCTTGGTGGATGCCAATGCGGGTCTGCTGCATTATTACCTTTGTGAGGGTGAAAAACCTGAAGGTACTGTTCCGAGGGCTTCGTTACATCTTGCAGGAGCAGTGATATGTCCCAG cGAGGAAGATTCGAGGACATTTACTGTAAATTGCGCTTCTGGTGACATGCTGAAGCTGCGCGCCTCAGACGCCAAGGCGAGGCAGGAATGGGTGAATGGATTAAGGGCCGTAGCTGAGTCTCACACCAAG ACGATTTCGGCCAACAGCCCGCCACTACCCCCTAAGGAGCATCTGGCAGTTTTAGACGCGTTGGGAAGCGTCCGCTCTCAGCTACACCAGACGGAACAGGCTGATACAGCTTTGTGCAGATCCATAGAATCGGCTGGGAGCAAGTTCTTCATTGACCCTAACCTGTTGCTGCTCAAAGCCACCTCAGCTGCTAGTCTGCATTGCCTCAACCAGTGCTTGAACATCCTCCAGAGAAACCAGCATGCTCAACAAGGGAGAACGGG GAAGAATAAGGTGACAAGGTTGTCCCAAATGTCTGTAGTAAAGAAATTGGGGCTGAAGAAGTGGAATACCTTGTGA
- the snf gene encoding U1 small nuclear ribonucleoprotein A has protein sequence MDIRPNNTIYINNLNEKIKKDELKKSLYAIFSQFGQIIDIVALKTLKMRGQAFVIFKEIQSSTNALRSMQGFPFYDKPMRIQYAKGDSDVIAKMKGTFQERPKKVRPPQNREEDVPRKKKKSKDPNRAAANAEQPPNQILFLTNLPEETSEMMLSMLFNQFPGFKEVRLVPNRHDIAFVEFENELQSAGAKDALQGFKITPTHAMKISFAKK, from the exons ATGGACATTCGCCCGAACAATACGATTTATAtcaacaatttaaatgaaaaaatcaagaaagaTGAGCTGAAAAAGTCCCTGTATGCCATCTTCTCCCAATTCGGTCAGATTATTGACATTGTAGCCCTCAAAACTTTGAAGATGCGGGGACAAGCTTTTGTTATCTTCAAAGAAATCCAGAGCTCCACGAACGCTCTCAGATCAATGCAGGGTTTCCCGTTTTACGATAAACCTATG AGAATTCAGTATGCAAAAGGGGATTCGGATGTGATAGCTAAAATGAAAGGTACATTCCAAGAGAGGCCTAAGAAGGTGAGACCGCCTCAGAATCGGGAGGAGGACGTACCgaggaagaaaaagaagagCAAGGACCCTAATAGAGCTGCTGCCAATGCTGAGCAGCCACCCAATCAAATTCTTTTCCTTACAAATCTCCCCGAGGAAACCAGTGAAATGATGTTGTCCATGTTGTTTAATCA gtTCCCAGGATTCAAGGAAGTGCGTCTAGTGCCAAACCGGCATGACATTGCCTTTGTGGAGTTTGAGAATGAACTACAGTCAGCTGGAGCTAAGGATGCTTTGCAAGGGTTCAAAATAACACCCACTCATGCTATGAAAATATCCTTTGCTAAGAAGTAA